A part of Candidatus Melainabacteria bacterium genomic DNA contains:
- the fabF gene encoding beta-ketoacyl-ACP synthase II gives MQHKRVVITGIGPVTSVGIGKVDFWESLKSGKSGVSRISTSENKDWEKVDIKIAGEIKNFYLENYFTDPKLLKTLQKDMDKVTQFAVVASKLAIEDSLINFSKLNTERVAVFVGTGIGGINTTCNDQTILITEGQKKIGVRTIIRLMPNAPSGYIGILWGLKGRAKSDSTACASGLDSMLDALNWIRLNKADVVITGGTEATINPVSMASFSNMGALSKRNCSPEMASCPFSKERDGFVMGEGSVVFVFEELEHAKKRGAKIYAEIISGGATCDASHITAPHETGDGSARAMLEAIKDARIKLEDVDYIHAHGTSTPLNDSRETLAIKKVFGEHAKKLAVTSSKSMTGHLIGAAGPLGAAATVLTIGHGIITPTINYQTPDPECDLDYVPNKAREQKVNIALVSALGFGGHNTVLALRRI, from the coding sequence ATGCAACACAAAAGAGTTGTAATAACTGGAATTGGCCCTGTAACTTCTGTAGGTATAGGAAAAGTTGATTTTTGGGAAAGTCTGAAATCAGGCAAAAGTGGTGTTTCTAGGATTAGTACTAGTGAAAATAAAGATTGGGAAAAAGTTGATATAAAAATTGCAGGTGAAATTAAAAATTTTTATTTAGAAAATTACTTTACTGATCCAAAACTTTTAAAAACATTACAAAAAGATATGGATAAAGTTACTCAGTTTGCTGTTGTAGCAAGTAAGCTTGCAATTGAAGATTCATTAATTAATTTTTCAAAATTAAATACTGAGAGAGTTGCTGTATTTGTTGGAACTGGTATTGGTGGTATAAACACCACCTGTAATGATCAAACCATTTTAATAACTGAAGGACAAAAAAAAATTGGTGTAAGAACAATTATAAGACTTATGCCAAATGCACCTTCGGGTTATATCGGTATATTATGGGGATTAAAAGGCAGAGCGAAATCTGATTCTACTGCTTGTGCTAGCGGACTTGATTCTATGCTAGATGCATTAAACTGGATTAGATTAAACAAAGCAGATGTAGTTATCACAGGTGGAACTGAAGCTACAATAAACCCAGTAAGCATGGCATCTTTTAGTAACATGGGTGCACTTTCAAAAAGAAATTGTTCTCCGGAAATGGCATCTTGCCCTTTTAGTAAAGAAAGAGATGGTTTTGTAATGGGTGAAGGATCAGTAGTATTTGTATTTGAAGAACTAGAACATGCAAAAAAAAGGGGTGCTAAAATCTATGCTGAAATTATAAGTGGTGGTGCTACTTGTGATGCTTCACATATTACTGCTCCACATGAAACAGGAGATGGTAGTGCACGTGCAATGCTTGAAGCTATTAAAGATGCAAGAATTAAGCTTGAAGATGTAGACTACATTCATGCACATGGTACATCAACTCCTTTAAATGATAGTAGGGAAACACTTGCTATTAAAAAAGTATTTGGTGAACATGCTAAAAAGCTTGCTGTTACAAGTTCAAAATCTATGACTGGCCATTTAATTGGTGCTGCTGGTCCACTTGGAGCTGCTGCAACCGTTTTAACAATAGGGCATGGAATTATCACCCCAACAATTAATTACCAAACCCCTGATCCTGAGTGTGATTTAGACTATGTACCAAATAAAGCAAGAGAACAAAAAGTAAATATTGCATTAGTATCCGCTTTAGGATTTGGAGGACATAACACAGTATTAGCACTTAGAAGAATTTAA
- a CDS encoding response regulator transcription factor, with translation MKQLKKEQLFLCGKTTLELRTILQTHKVETLSNKDLLELLTARETEVLHSLTQGVNYKQIAKLLFISESTVKTHVNNIFTKLNVSDRTQAVLYALRHGIESLAKKPNILRDITNEALHKNQLSV, from the coding sequence ATGAAACAATTAAAAAAAGAACAACTGTTTTTATGTGGGAAAACAACACTTGAGCTAAGAACAATTTTGCAAACACATAAAGTAGAAACATTGTCAAACAAAGACTTGCTAGAGCTTCTTACTGCAAGAGAGACTGAAGTACTTCATTCTTTAACACAAGGAGTAAATTACAAACAAATTGCTAAACTATTATTTATTAGTGAATCAACTGTAAAAACACACGTTAACAATATATTTACTAAACTCAATGTCAGCGACCGTACTCAAGCAGTTTTATATGCCCTGCGACATGGCATAGAAAGCTTAGCAAAGAAACCTAATATACTTAGAGACATAACAAACGAAGCCTTACACAAAAACCAGCTTTCTGTATAA
- a CDS encoding S1 RNA-binding domain-containing protein — MTDKMAEFERLLKEGSYEFKVQQGDIVKGKIIFLEKDGALVDIGGKTEAFLPYKELTNKIRRVKIEELVKVGEEHDFYVLRDDETEEEKVILSLKKVNQAQGWNKLEEAKRANEILSGTIASFVKGGAIVELFGIKGFIPNSQLRIKNSQQESLLGSNINVKVLELDFKKNKLIFSQKLAIQDEKADLMEKTIQNLEVGQIISGEVVRVTDFGAFIDLGGIDGLLPISEFSWQRVHNPQDILKVGQEVQLKVLKIDRDVSGRVKISLSLKRMQSDPWNELRGKINDNEIIEGTVSKVASFGVFIEVHPGVEGLVPRSEITNESESPKTDDYLKVGDTVKVLVKRFAPNEHRLSLSIKDAKDANYQ; from the coding sequence ATGACAGATAAAATGGCAGAATTCGAGAGGCTTTTAAAAGAAGGGAGTTATGAATTTAAGGTTCAACAAGGAGATATAGTAAAAGGAAAAATTATTTTTTTAGAAAAGGACGGAGCTTTAGTTGATATTGGTGGTAAGACAGAAGCATTTTTACCATATAAAGAGTTAACTAATAAAATTAGAAGAGTAAAAATTGAAGAACTAGTTAAAGTTGGAGAAGAACATGATTTTTATGTTCTTAGAGATGATGAGACAGAAGAAGAAAAAGTTATTTTATCTTTAAAAAAAGTTAATCAAGCTCAAGGTTGGAATAAATTAGAAGAAGCAAAAAGAGCAAATGAAATTCTTTCAGGTACAATTGCTTCCTTTGTAAAAGGAGGAGCAATTGTTGAGTTGTTTGGAATTAAGGGTTTTATTCCAAACAGTCAATTGCGGATAAAAAATTCCCAACAAGAAAGTTTACTTGGAAGCAACATTAATGTAAAAGTATTGGAACTTGATTTTAAGAAAAATAAATTAATTTTTTCACAAAAATTAGCTATTCAAGATGAGAAAGCAGATTTAATGGAAAAAACAATTCAAAATCTTGAAGTAGGTCAGATTATAAGCGGCGAGGTTGTAAGAGTTACAGATTTTGGTGCTTTTATTGATTTGGGTGGTATTGATGGACTGCTCCCGATTTCTGAATTTTCTTGGCAAAGGGTACATAATCCTCAAGATATTTTAAAAGTTGGTCAAGAAGTACAATTAAAAGTTTTAAAAATTGATAGAGATGTTAGTGGCAGAGTAAAAATCAGTCTTAGCTTAAAAAGAATGCAAAGCGATCCATGGAATGAATTAAGAGGAAAGATAAATGACAATGAAATTATTGAAGGAACTGTAAGTAAAGTTGCCAGCTTTGGAGTTTTTATTGAAGTTCATCCTGGTGTTGAAGGACTAGTACCACGCTCAGAAATAACAAATGAATCAGAATCCCCTAAAACAGATGATTATTTAAAAGTTGGTGACACGGTAAAAGTATTAGTTAAACGTTTTGCACCAAACGAACATAGACTTAGTCTTAGTATAAAAGATGCAAAAGATGCAAATTATCAGTGA
- the rodA gene encoding rod shape-determining protein RodA has translation MQKMQIISERDFVVRRWSDFKDFDWWLLGSVIALLIFDLFLLKSASSEAFVLKQFLFTILAFFLGTAVLFININFWQKISLWIYVFNVFLLLVVLFMGTSAMGAQRWIDFGIVKIQPSEIAKVGILISLAAWFLKHPIKNYFDILNSFFIIAIPVLLILKQPDLGTSLVFISIYLGMAFWAGASVTHLLICVSPVLSLILNATGDIIYSFGTFEFNNKIIELTVTNSFLLFMLFLLLWLIINYKVWRSPWLVLWISTIVFLNFIIGFIRPVLWSMLQLYQQRRLTIFLNPESDPQGAGYHIIQSLLAVGNGGLFGYGWQNGRLTRGDYIPAQHTDFIFSTLGEEFGFIGAVIVICLFAIILSRILVIAKDSNNKFASFLAIGIFSFFAFHIFVNIGMTVGIMPITGVPLPFLSYGGTALVVDTFSIFLLLSVSWRTLPRKIF, from the coding sequence ATGCAAAAGATGCAAATTATCAGTGAGAGAGATTTTGTAGTTAGAAGGTGGTCAGATTTTAAAGATTTTGATTGGTGGCTTTTAGGGTCTGTAATAGCTTTATTAATTTTTGATTTGTTTTTATTAAAAAGTGCATCAAGTGAAGCTTTTGTACTAAAACAATTTTTATTTACAATATTAGCTTTTTTCTTAGGTACTGCAGTTTTATTCATAAATATTAATTTCTGGCAAAAAATTTCTCTTTGGATCTACGTTTTTAACGTTTTCCTTTTGCTTGTAGTCTTGTTTATGGGAACTTCAGCTATGGGAGCTCAAAGGTGGATTGATTTTGGGATAGTAAAAATACAACCATCTGAAATTGCAAAAGTTGGAATCCTTATTAGTTTAGCTGCTTGGTTTTTAAAACACCCTATTAAAAACTATTTTGATATTTTAAATTCTTTTTTTATAATAGCTATTCCAGTTTTACTTATACTTAAACAACCTGATCTTGGTACTTCTCTAGTATTTATTTCAATTTATTTAGGGATGGCATTTTGGGCAGGAGCATCTGTTACACACTTATTAATTTGTGTCTCACCTGTCCTTAGCTTAATACTAAACGCAACTGGAGACATTATTTATAGTTTTGGTACTTTTGAATTTAACAATAAAATAATTGAATTAACTGTAACAAATTCATTTCTTTTATTTATGTTGTTTTTGCTTTTATGGCTAATAATAAATTACAAAGTGTGGAGATCTCCTTGGCTTGTTTTATGGATTTCAACAATTGTCTTTCTTAATTTTATAATTGGTTTTATTAGGCCTGTTTTATGGAGCATGCTGCAACTTTATCAACAAAGAAGACTAACAATTTTTTTAAACCCTGAAAGTGATCCTCAGGGTGCTGGGTACCATATAATACAAAGTCTTTTAGCAGTAGGGAATGGAGGACTATTTGGCTACGGCTGGCAAAATGGAAGATTAACAAGAGGAGATTATATCCCTGCTCAACATACTGATTTTATTTTTTCTACGCTAGGCGAAGAATTTGGTTTTATTGGTGCTGTAATAGTAATTTGTTTATTTGCAATTATTTTAAGCAGGATCCTAGTAATTGCAAAAGATTCAAACAATAAGTTTGCTAGTTTTTTAGCTATTGGAATATTTTCTTTTTTTGCCTTTCATATTTTTGTCAATATTGGAATGACTGTAGGTATTATGCCTATTACTGGTGTGCCATTACCGTTTTTAAGTTATGGCGGGACTGCATTAGTAGTTGATACTTTTAGTATATTTTTATTGCTATCAGTCTCTTGGAGAACGTTGCCTAGAAAAATATTTTAA
- a CDS encoding 4Fe-4S dicluster domain-containing protein: protein MSRKKKDSTESILLRTRRRVILDFPPNQIQTPITYILAKEYDIASNILRAEIAPEETGKLVMEMDGLPEKLDEAIKRIKEYGIEVTEIARKVTFNMDKCTHCGACISVCLAGALKLDKNFHLEFIEPKCTVCEMCVTSCPVGVVNIDI, encoded by the coding sequence ATGTCTCGAAAGAAAAAGGACAGCACAGAAAGCATTCTATTACGTACTCGCAGAAGAGTAATCCTTGATTTCCCGCCAAATCAAATTCAAACACCTATTACTTACATACTAGCTAAGGAATACGATATTGCAAGCAATATTTTAAGGGCTGAGATTGCACCTGAAGAAACAGGAAAATTAGTTATGGAGATGGATGGCTTGCCTGAAAAATTAGATGAAGCAATTAAGAGGATAAAAGAATATGGAATAGAGGTTACTGAAATTGCAAGAAAAGTTACTTTTAATATGGATAAATGTACTCATTGTGGAGCTTGTATCTCTGTTTGTTTAGCAGGTGCTTTAAAGCTTGATAAAAACTTTCATCTTGAGTTTATTGAACCAAAATGTACAGTTTGTGAAATGTGTGTAACTTCTTGTCCTGTTGGTGTAGTTAATATTGATATTTAA
- a CDS encoding HesA/MoeB/ThiF family protein encodes MELTNEELKRYSRQIVLPEISIQGQLALQKSKVLVAGAGGLGSSALLYLASSGIGTIGVIDYDNVDLSNLHRQVIHYTDDLNKSKVISAKEKINKLNPNVKVVTFNEKLSQTNIKNILNDFEIVIDGLDNFNDKFLLNDSCVLLNKKLIHAGVIGFEGQILTIIPKKSACLRCFFPDKIPDNLRQSCKEIGVLSTCVGVLSIIQANEAIKLILGIGKPLTNKVLKFNALDGTFYEFKVQDINKSCPVCNLAT; translated from the coding sequence ATGGAACTTACAAATGAAGAATTAAAAAGATATTCAAGGCAAATAGTACTACCTGAAATAAGCATCCAAGGTCAGCTTGCTTTACAAAAAAGTAAAGTGTTAGTAGCAGGTGCAGGAGGCTTAGGTTCTAGTGCACTGCTGTACCTTGCTAGTAGTGGCATTGGTACAATTGGTGTAATTGATTACGATAACGTAGATTTATCAAATTTACACAGACAAGTTATTCACTACACAGATGATCTAAATAAGTCTAAGGTAATTTCAGCTAAAGAAAAAATAAATAAATTAAATCCTAATGTAAAAGTTGTTACATTTAATGAAAAATTAAGTCAAACAAATATAAAAAACATTTTAAATGATTTTGAGATTGTTATTGACGGGCTTGATAATTTTAATGATAAGTTTTTACTAAATGATAGTTGTGTTTTATTAAATAAGAAATTAATTCATGCTGGAGTAATTGGTTTTGAAGGACAAATACTAACAATAATTCCTAAAAAGTCTGCATGTCTTAGATGTTTTTTCCCAGATAAAATACCAGACAATTTAAGACAAAGTTGTAAAGAAATTGGTGTTTTAAGTACTTGTGTTGGTGTGTTAAGTATCATTCAGGCAAATGAAGCAATTAAACTAATTTTAGGTATCGGAAAACCACTTACAAACAAGGTTTTAAAGTTTAATGCTTTAGATGGAACGTTTTATGAATTTAAAGTACAAGATATTAACAAAAGTTGTCCTGTTTGCAACCTAGCGACCTAA
- a CDS encoding sulfite exporter TauE/SafE family protein: MPDINLFYLFTALLYGMVHAMEPGHGKSLVATFVLSTKINKARDAFLIGLIASITHTASVYLIGFSGLKFLEFISPIDKEIFINFVASLLIFLIGLWLMWDRIIKPLFHHEHKHQCSVHEVLTKNLKITNILLIGLTAGLVPCTGGLAVFMTATAVSGFHNLLNGFLYVLSFSIGLGIALSLVALSMIFSQGFLKSLLQKSMSNIEKSSGVISAILIYTLGLILLTGSVVKLIPERSHHHVDHHLGR; the protein is encoded by the coding sequence ATGCCTGATATAAATCTATTTTACTTATTTACGGCACTACTTTATGGCATGGTTCATGCAATGGAGCCAGGTCATGGTAAAAGCCTTGTTGCAACTTTTGTATTAAGTACAAAAATAAACAAAGCAAGAGATGCTTTTTTAATTGGACTTATTGCTTCAATTACACATACTGCAAGCGTTTATCTAATAGGATTTTCAGGCCTTAAATTTTTAGAATTTATTTCACCAATTGACAAAGAAATCTTTATTAATTTTGTCGCAAGTTTGCTAATTTTTTTAATTGGGCTTTGGCTTATGTGGGATAGAATTATTAAGCCATTATTCCACCATGAGCATAAACATCAATGTTCAGTACATGAAGTCTTAACTAAAAATTTAAAAATTACAAATATTTTATTAATTGGGCTTACTGCAGGACTTGTACCATGTACAGGAGGATTAGCAGTATTTATGACAGCTACAGCAGTAAGCGGATTTCATAATTTGTTAAATGGTTTCTTATATGTTTTGTCTTTTAGTATTGGTCTTGGAATAGCATTAAGTTTAGTTGCATTATCCATGATTTTTAGTCAAGGATTTTTAAAATCCTTACTACAAAAATCAATGAGCAATATTGAAAAATCATCTGGTGTAATTAGTGCAATTTTAATTTATACTTTGGGATTAATACTCCTTACTGGTAGTGTAGTAAAACTAATTCCTGAAAGAAGTCATCATCATGTTGACCATCATTTAGGTCGCTAG
- a CDS encoding aspartate ammonia-lyase: MRQEKDSMGVFQLPDEAYYGVQTARALDNFPISGIKADLDFIYSSIFIKKAAAKVNAELGKIDKKISLAMIKACDEVLEGKLLENFVVDIYQAGAGTSHNMNTNEVLANRAIELLGGKKGDYKIVSPNDHVNCAQSTNDFFPTAMRLAALIKSKELLKVLDECSKELAQKGTEFFGVIKAGRTHLQDAVPVRLGREFQVYSRVFHDHKIRLENALSELKILGIGGTAAGTGLNAHPEYQSRIVSELSKLSNFELQGTQDLMLSMQSMAPFVLVSCTLKNFALDLTKICNDLRLMDSGPTTGLSEIKLPPVQPGSSIMPGKVNPSMIEMLNQVCFQVIGCSCAIEYSSQAGQFELNVMMPVINFNLLHSIKVLTNALKIWNEKCVKGIKANVDRCRKYAEGSVSNATALNPLIGYLQTAEIVKEAVSTGKPIKDICLEKKLLEKNKLDEVLNLEKQVGS; this comes from the coding sequence ATGCGGCAAGAAAAAGATTCAATGGGCGTTTTTCAGTTACCAGATGAAGCATATTATGGTGTTCAAACAGCAAGAGCTCTAGATAATTTCCCAATCTCAGGAATTAAAGCAGATTTAGATTTTATTTACTCAAGTATATTTATAAAAAAAGCAGCAGCAAAAGTAAATGCTGAATTAGGCAAGATAGATAAAAAGATTTCTCTTGCTATGATTAAAGCTTGTGATGAGGTGTTAGAAGGAAAATTACTTGAAAACTTTGTTGTTGATATTTATCAAGCTGGTGCTGGAACTTCACACAATATGAATACAAATGAAGTCTTAGCAAATCGTGCAATTGAACTATTGGGTGGTAAAAAAGGTGATTATAAAATCGTTAGTCCAAATGATCATGTTAATTGTGCCCAATCTACAAATGACTTTTTCCCAACAGCAATGAGATTAGCAGCTTTAATTAAGTCAAAAGAATTATTAAAAGTATTAGATGAATGTTCAAAAGAGTTAGCACAAAAAGGGACTGAGTTTTTTGGTGTTATAAAAGCTGGAAGAACGCATCTTCAGGATGCAGTACCAGTTAGATTAGGAAGAGAGTTTCAGGTTTATTCAAGAGTTTTTCATGATCATAAAATTAGATTAGAAAATGCATTATCTGAGTTGAAAATTTTAGGAATAGGTGGAACAGCAGCAGGCACAGGTTTAAATGCTCATCCTGAATATCAGTCTAGAATTGTATCTGAACTTAGCAAGCTTAGTAATTTTGAACTCCAAGGTACACAAGACTTAATGCTTTCAATGCAAAGCATGGCACCATTTGTTTTAGTCTCATGTACCTTGAAAAATTTTGCATTAGATCTTACAAAGATTTGTAATGATTTACGCTTAATGGATTCAGGACCAACAACAGGACTTTCAGAAATAAAACTTCCTCCTGTACAACCAGGTTCATCAATAATGCCCGGGAAAGTAAATCCTTCAATGATTGAAATGTTAAATCAGGTTTGTTTTCAGGTTATTGGTTGTTCATGTGCTATTGAGTACTCATCCCAGGCTGGCCAATTTGAATTAAATGTAATGATGCCAGTAATAAATTTTAATTTACTTCACAGTATAAAAGTTTTAACTAATGCTTTAAAGATATGGAATGAAAAGTGTGTTAAAGGAATTAAGGCAAATGTAGACAGGTGTAGAAAATATGCTGAAGGCAGTGTATCAAATGCTACTGCTTTAAATCCTTTAATTGGTTACTTGCAAACAGCAGAAATAGTAAAAGAAGCAGTCTCAACCGGCAAGCCTATTAAAGACATTTGTCTTGAAAAAAAGCTCTTAGAAAAAAATAAATTAGACGAGGTGTTAAATCTTGAAAAGCAAGTAGGCTCTTGA
- a CDS encoding bifunctional riboflavin kinase/FAD synthetase, with amino-acid sequence MQIYTQIKQNIFPEGSSVALGVFDGVHLGHIEIINNAIKFSKGNNFPSVVATFLNHPHSEITGQPPLLLTTFEERAELIKNLGIDTISALEFDSKLRHMSAQDYFTKILVDSLNSKFISIGYDHKFGFNQEGNSDKLKEWGKKFGIIVKINPPVNIHDEPVSSTRIRKDLLAGQVKIASNLLGRYYSLSGKITQGLKRGKELGFPTANLMISSGLVIPASGVYAGYATLSSKTSKPQNLETSKLPCVINIGHCPTFKEETAELKVEAHILNFPYKELYNQRLKIEFVERLRDEEKFATKDELIRQIKKDCSRAYLLFKI; translated from the coding sequence ATGCAGATATACACACAAATTAAGCAAAACATTTTTCCAGAAGGTAGCAGTGTAGCACTTGGTGTTTTTGATGGAGTTCATTTAGGACATATTGAAATTATAAATAATGCAATTAAATTTAGTAAAGGAAATAATTTCCCATCAGTTGTAGCTACTTTTTTAAATCATCCCCACTCTGAAATTACAGGTCAGCCACCTCTACTGCTTACAACATTTGAAGAAAGAGCTGAATTAATTAAAAATTTAGGAATAGATACGATCTCAGCTCTTGAATTTGATTCAAAACTAAGACATATGTCTGCCCAAGATTATTTCACGAAAATCTTAGTAGACTCACTTAATTCAAAATTTATTAGCATTGGATATGATCATAAGTTTGGTTTTAATCAAGAAGGAAATTCTGATAAATTAAAAGAATGGGGTAAAAAATTTGGAATAATTGTTAAAATTAATCCTCCAGTTAACATCCACGATGAACCTGTAAGCAGTACAAGAATTAGAAAAGATTTATTAGCAGGACAAGTCAAGATAGCTAGCAATTTACTTGGAAGATATTATTCACTAAGTGGCAAGATTACTCAAGGACTCAAACGTGGAAAAGAACTAGGATTTCCAACAGCAAACTTAATGATTTCAAGTGGACTAGTAATTCCTGCTAGCGGAGTTTATGCAGGATATGCTACTCTCAGTTCCAAAACCTCGAAACCTCAAAACCTCGAAACCTCAAAATTACCATGTGTCATAAACATTGGTCATTGCCCTACCTTTAAAGAAGAAACCGCTGAACTAAAAGTAGAAGCACATATTTTAAATTTTCCATATAAAGAACTTTATAATCAAAGGCTAAAAATAGAATTTGTAGAAAGACTAAGAGATGAAGAAAAGTTTGCAACAAAAGATGAATTAATAAGACAAATTAAAAAAGACTGTTCAAGAGCCTACTTGCTTTTCAAGATTTAA